In Nymphaea colorata isolate Beijing-Zhang1983 chromosome 3, ASM883128v2, whole genome shotgun sequence, a genomic segment contains:
- the LOC116251435 gene encoding signal peptidase complex subunit 1-like isoform X2 — MDWQGQKLSENLMQAMLAIFAFIAFVTGYMMSSFQNMLIIYAAGVLLTMLITVPNWPFFNRHQLNWLDPSLAELNPKPDIQTSNTKKRTAKGYQK, encoded by the coding sequence ATGGACTGGCAAGGGCAGAAGCTCTCAGAAAATCTGATGCAGGCGATGTTAGCCATCTTTGCATTTATTGCCTTTGTCACTGGTTATATGATGAGTTCATTCCAGAACATGCTTATCATCTATGCAGCTGGTGTTTTGCTGACTATGCTGATCACTGTTCCTAACTGGCCTTTCTTCAATCGCCATCAACTGAATTGGTTGGATCCTTCACTTGCTGAACTGAACCCGAAGCCAGatattcaaacttcaaatacTAAGAAGAGAACCGCCAAGGGATATCAGAAGTAG
- the LOC116251435 gene encoding signal peptidase complex subunit 1-like isoform X1, with the protein MCNLVTFLLSVRGFVLFRFFSKMDWQGQKLSENLMQAMLAIFAFIAFVTGYMMSSFQNMLIIYAAGVLLTMLITVPNWPFFNRHQLNWLDPSLAELNPKPDIQTSNTKKRTAKGYQK; encoded by the exons ATGTGTAATCTCGTGACTTTTTTGCTTTCTGTTCGAGGATTTGTTTTGTTTCGGTTTTTCTCTAAG ATGGACTGGCAAGGGCAGAAGCTCTCAGAAAATCTGATGCAGGCGATGTTAGCCATCTTTGCATTTATTGCCTTTGTCACTGGTTATATGATGAGTTCATTCCAGAACATGCTTATCATCTATGCAGCTGGTGTTTTGCTGACTATGCTGATCACTGTTCCTAACTGGCCTTTCTTCAATCGCCATCAACTGAATTGGTTGGATCCTTCACTTGCTGAACTGAACCCGAAGCCAGatattcaaacttcaaatacTAAGAAGAGAACCGCCAAGGGATATCAGAAGTAG
- the LOC116249687 gene encoding protein FAR1-RELATED SEQUENCE 5-like isoform X2 encodes MKRKTNDGKKERVTTRCGCPAKVNLSWKKEKKVWVISSVYLQHNHELHSPSKFKILKGAHQFNEKHELFVNKCISSGLKPYQVVDVLSHEADDLHNAPFMDEQLDVHFKRMVRSYYGKDCQYVVGHFKKKKEENPDFYYAIQFDSMGQFSNCFWVDARAREDYYYFGGVVLFDTSYKTNNYMTPFVPFIGVNHHCQSIVFGCALLIDESEASLMWVFSEWLQAMGGKYPAAIISDQDLAMNSAIERVLPHTIQKYYIWHIYQNVTDYISELYKNLEFRDLWEKWLYQSEKIQEFKTLWGELVTLFPSLKESEWVVKFWNTCTEWAKPYMPSTFMA; translated from the coding sequence CTTtcttggaaaaaggaaaagaaggtttGGGTTATTAGTTCTGTATATCTACAACACAATCATGAATTGCACTCTCcatcaaagttcaaaatattgaaaGGTGCACATCAATTTAATGAGAAACATGAATTGTTTGTAAATAAATGCATTAGTTCAGGTTTAAAACCTTACCAGGTTGTGGATGTTTTGTCACATGAAGCTGATGACCTTCATAATGCTCCATTTATGGATGAACAATTAGATGTTCATTTTAAAAGGATGGTCAGAAGTTATTATGGAAAAGATTGTCAGTATGTTGTAGGccattttaagaaaaaaaaagaggagaatCCTGACTTTTATTATGCTATTCAATTTGATTCGATGGGGCAATTCAGTAATTGTTTTTGGGTAGATGCGAGAGCACGAGAGGATTACTACTATTTTGGAGGTGTAGTTTTATTTGATACATcttataaaacaaataattatatGACGCCCTTTGTGCCATTCATTGGGGTGAATCATCATTGCCAATCGATTGTATTTGGATGTGCTCTTCTTATAGATGAATCCGAAGCATCTTTGATGTGGGTATTTAGTGAATGGTTGCAAGCAATGGGTGGAAAATATCCAGCTGCTATTATCAGTGATCAAGACCTTGCTATGAACTCCGCAATAGAGAGGGTGTTGCCACATACTATTCAAAAGTATTATATTTGGCACATATACCAAAATGTTACGGACTATATCAGTGAGTTGTATAAGAATCTAGAATTTCGTGATCTATGGGAGAAATGGCTATATCAGtcagaaaaaattcaagagtTCAAAACTTTATGGGGTGAATTGGTTACTTTGTTCCCCTCTTTGAAAGAAAGTGAATGGGTAGTCAAATTTTGGAATACTTGTACCGAGTGGGCTAAACCATATATGCCTTCCACATTTATGGCATGA